In Fretibacterium sp. OH1220_COT-178, a single genomic region encodes these proteins:
- a CDS encoding CRISPR-associated endonuclease Cas2: MFYDVGEKRVGKVLKTARRYLTWIQNSVLEGDLSPATFEALKIDVRKILDLQYDSVLFYAWRTERYMSREVVGVERGCTDFMV; the protein is encoded by the coding sequence ATGTTCTACGATGTTGGGGAAAAACGGGTAGGTAAAGTCCTGAAGACGGCACGTCGATACCTGACCTGGATTCAGAACTCCGTCCTCGAAGGGGACTTGAGCCCTGCGACTTTCGAGGCCCTCAAGATAGACGTTCGGAAAATTTTGGACTTGCAATACGACAGTGTTTTGTTTTATGCTTGGCGTACCGAACGCTACATGTCCCGTGAGGTGGTGGGGGTGGAACGGGGCTGTACGGATTTTATGGTATAG